From Phragmites australis chromosome 5, lpPhrAust1.1, whole genome shotgun sequence, a single genomic window includes:
- the LOC133919061 gene encoding uncharacterized protein LOC133919061 isoform X1, whose amino-acid sequence MQYNHRSRLPPPPPPPFGRGGGFPRGHKQLYAPPPPPAPLPPQRKYEVLMEAGRLAAEYLVSKGVLPPAALQRGAGSAGAWAAPSLPPPPPPLPQQETPAFYGRRRYEDEYNDNPSARPRRTDVTSSITSSRDDYSSGSYNGRGKRKYADYRRGYSDSGRDREKETGMAFSNGRRDEEDEDEDGAPGFKRERRGSRGSDEVRSSVTEAVREETPLMTKAVGEFDMEDTKSKFVSSVEDVQKDADAVPEVQDENEEGEMDNCSLVLNSESEVVMQAIDADDNNASTGIMELEPKHLPDGKVPYEKGEDDEKVSDEAALDHNTFDVEVTNVENNMCDDRRNLLHYCGFARAPTRPRSVRAHRNAASIPGETSVAETVDLVSSGQASQPVIDESAKEISLTNIQSENGEDQICQVNSNCSVVCDEPMEPMLLQENGTSVVTENMREEKGDPQLHVVQEYKEETNLSPLAASHKDSLPQEDSLMQETDLSPLTSSHNDSLPQEDSLMQETGLSPLTASHKDGLIEETELSPLTVSHKESLMHATDLSRTMSSHENNLKLQFKEGTQICDIDTLPQDVDLIELSDQREIVGAELCPNVGAEAVIEMEEGKLDQSSSLKASDFDLVGGTDVAAIHYNTALVQSSATISSTEPHKKQQEDPGTTAGTNASATDGLCQLPFENKDVQVIDIECDTPIEVGGFGSSKSKNDMICSSMDSMMHPDLHTDALPGIQDGYNLEFSNFLGADIPCYPPMQSDIHAGIGANDSEGITVMDDPIYGSLTDIGFMDVWGQPAQDYDKFF is encoded by the exons ATGCAGTACAACCACCGGAGccgcctgccgccgccgccgccgccgccgttcggCCGCGGCGGTGGGTTCCCCCGCGGCCACAAGCAGCTGtacgctcctcctccgccgccggcgccacTTCCGCCGCAACGCAAGTACGAGGTGCTCATGGAGGCCGGTCGCCTCGCGGCCGAGTACCTGGTCTCCAAGGGCGTGCTCCCGCCTGCTGCCCTGCAGCGCGGTGCCGGCAGCGCCGGCGCGTGGGCcgctccttctcttcctcccccgccgccgccgctgccgcagcAGGAAACCCCCGCGTTCTACGGCCGGAGGAGGTACGAGGATGAGTACAACGACAACCCTAGCGCTCGGCCTAGGCGGACCGATGTCACTAGTAGTATTACTAGCAGTAGAGATGATTACAGCAGTGGCAGCTACAATGGGAGAGGTAAGAGGAAGTATGCGGACTACAGGAGGGGTTATTCGGATTCGGGGAGGGACAGGGAGAAGGAGACGGGAATGGCTTTTTCGAATGGCCGGCgcgatgaggaggatgaggatgaagacggGGCTCCTGGGTTCAAGCGGGAGCGGCGAGGCAGTCGGGGGAGTGATGAGGTGAGGAGTAGTGTAACAGAGGCGGTGAGGGAGGAGACGCCATTGATGACGAAGGCTGTAGGGGAGTTTGACATGGAGGATACCAAGTCGAAGTTTGTGAGCTCTGTTGAAGATGTTCAGAAGGATGCTGATGCTGTGCCGGAGGTGCAGGATGAGAACGAGGAAGGTGAGATGGATAACTGTAGCTTGGTGTTGAATTCAGAGTCAGAGGTGGTGATGCAAGCGATAGACGCTGATGATAATAATGCTTCTACTGGTATTATGGAGTTGGAGCCAAAGCATTTACCAGATGGTAAGGTTCCTTACGAGAAAGGTGAAGATGATGAGAAAGTTTCGGATGAGGCTGCTTTGGATCATAATACTTTTGATGTTGAGGTTACAAATGTGGAAAATAATATGTGTGATGATAGGAGGAATCTGCTTCACTATTGTGGTTTTGCAAGAGCTCCAACAAGGCCCAGGTCAGTGCGTGCACATAGAAATGCGGCATCTATCCCAGGAGAAACTTCAGTAGCAGAAACAGTTGATCTGGTTTCTTCTGGACAAGCTTCCCAGCCGGTGATCGATGAATCTGCAAAGGAGATCTCTTTGACTAACATCCAGTCAGAAAATGGAGAAGATCAAATCTGCCAAGTAAACAGTAACTGTAGTGTTGTCTGTGATGAACCAATGGAACCAATGCTTCTTCAAGAAAATGGAACATCAGTTGTGACTGAAAATATGAGAGAAGAGAAGGGTGATCCACAACTACATGTGGTACAGGAATATAAGGAAGAAACTAATCTATCTCCGTTGGCGGCTTCTCACAAGGATAGCTTGCCCCAAGAGGATAGCTTGATGCAAGAAACTGACTTGTCTCCCTTAACAAGTTCTCACAACGACAGCTTGCCACAAGAGGATAGCTTGATGCAAGAAACTGGCTTGTCTCCCTTAACAGCTTCTCACAAGGATGGCTTGATTGAAGAAACTGAATTGTCTCCATTGACAGTTTCTCACAAGGAGAGCTTGATGCATGCAACTGACTTGTCTCGGACAATGTCTTCTCATGAGAATAACTTAAAGTTGCAATTTAAGGAAGGAACACAGATCTGTGATATTGATACACTGCCACAAGATGTGGACTTGATTGAGTTATCTGATCAAAGGGAAATCGTGGGTGCTGAACTATGTCCTAATGTTGGGGCTGAAGCTGTCATCGAAATGGAAGAAGGAAAGCTGGATCAATCTAGCTCATTAAAAGCATCTGATTTTGACCTGGTTGGTGGTACAGATGTTGCTGCAATACACTACAATACAGCATTGGTCCAATCGTCTGCAACCATATCTTCCACAGAGCCGCATAAAAAACAGCAAGAGGACCCTGGAACCACTGCAGGTACCAATGCTAGTGCTACAGATGGTTTATGCCAGCTTCCATTTGAGAATAAGGATGTTCAAGTAATTGATATAGAATGTGACACACCAATTGAAGTTGGTGGCTTTGGTTCTTCGAAATCAAA GAACGATATGATATGTTCTAGCATGGATAGCATGATGCACCCTGACTTACATACGGATGCTCTTCCTGGTATTCAAGATGGTTACAATCTTGAATTTTCCAATTTCCTCGGTGCTGACATACCATGCTACCCACCAATGCAGTCAGATATTCATGCTGGAATAGGTGCCAATGACTCAGAG
- the LOC133919061 gene encoding uncharacterized protein LOC133919061 isoform X2, with protein MQYNHRSRLPPPPPPPFGRGGGFPRGHKQLYAPPPPPAPLPPQRKYEVLMEAGRLAAEYLVSKGVLPPAALQRGAGSAGAWAAPSLPPPPPPLPQQETPAFYGRRRYEDEYNDNPSARPRRTDVTSSITSSRDDYSSGSYNGRGKRKYADYRRGYSDSGRDREKETGMAFSNGRRDEEDEDEDGAPGFKRERRGSRGSDEVRSSVTEAVREETPLMTKAVGEFDMEDTKSKFVSSVEDVQKDADAVPEVQDENEEGEMDNCSLVLNSESEVVMQAIDADDNNASTGIMELEPKHLPDGKVPYEKGEDDEKVSDEAALDHNTFDVEVTNVENNMCDDRRNLLHYCGFARAPTRPRSVRAHRNAASIPGETSVAETVDLVSSGQASQPVIDESAKEISLTNIQSENGEDQICQVNSNCSVVCDEPMEPMLLQENGTSVVTENMREEKGDPQLHVVQEYKEETNLSPLAASHKDSLPQEDSLMQETDLSPLTSSHNDSLPQEDSLMQETGLSPLTASHKDGLIEETELSPLTVSHKESLMHATDLSRTMSSHENNLKLQFKEGTQICDIDTLPQDVDLIELSDQREIVGAELCPNVGAEAVIEMEEGKLDQSSSLKASDFDLVGGTDVAAIHYNTALVQSSATISSTEPHKKQQEDPGTTAGTNASATDGLCQLPFENKDVQVIDIECDTPIEVGGFGSSKSKNKMICSSNGFQFSCCCHVFMI; from the exons ATGCAGTACAACCACCGGAGccgcctgccgccgccgccgccgccgccgttcggCCGCGGCGGTGGGTTCCCCCGCGGCCACAAGCAGCTGtacgctcctcctccgccgccggcgccacTTCCGCCGCAACGCAAGTACGAGGTGCTCATGGAGGCCGGTCGCCTCGCGGCCGAGTACCTGGTCTCCAAGGGCGTGCTCCCGCCTGCTGCCCTGCAGCGCGGTGCCGGCAGCGCCGGCGCGTGGGCcgctccttctcttcctcccccgccgccgccgctgccgcagcAGGAAACCCCCGCGTTCTACGGCCGGAGGAGGTACGAGGATGAGTACAACGACAACCCTAGCGCTCGGCCTAGGCGGACCGATGTCACTAGTAGTATTACTAGCAGTAGAGATGATTACAGCAGTGGCAGCTACAATGGGAGAGGTAAGAGGAAGTATGCGGACTACAGGAGGGGTTATTCGGATTCGGGGAGGGACAGGGAGAAGGAGACGGGAATGGCTTTTTCGAATGGCCGGCgcgatgaggaggatgaggatgaagacggGGCTCCTGGGTTCAAGCGGGAGCGGCGAGGCAGTCGGGGGAGTGATGAGGTGAGGAGTAGTGTAACAGAGGCGGTGAGGGAGGAGACGCCATTGATGACGAAGGCTGTAGGGGAGTTTGACATGGAGGATACCAAGTCGAAGTTTGTGAGCTCTGTTGAAGATGTTCAGAAGGATGCTGATGCTGTGCCGGAGGTGCAGGATGAGAACGAGGAAGGTGAGATGGATAACTGTAGCTTGGTGTTGAATTCAGAGTCAGAGGTGGTGATGCAAGCGATAGACGCTGATGATAATAATGCTTCTACTGGTATTATGGAGTTGGAGCCAAAGCATTTACCAGATGGTAAGGTTCCTTACGAGAAAGGTGAAGATGATGAGAAAGTTTCGGATGAGGCTGCTTTGGATCATAATACTTTTGATGTTGAGGTTACAAATGTGGAAAATAATATGTGTGATGATAGGAGGAATCTGCTTCACTATTGTGGTTTTGCAAGAGCTCCAACAAGGCCCAGGTCAGTGCGTGCACATAGAAATGCGGCATCTATCCCAGGAGAAACTTCAGTAGCAGAAACAGTTGATCTGGTTTCTTCTGGACAAGCTTCCCAGCCGGTGATCGATGAATCTGCAAAGGAGATCTCTTTGACTAACATCCAGTCAGAAAATGGAGAAGATCAAATCTGCCAAGTAAACAGTAACTGTAGTGTTGTCTGTGATGAACCAATGGAACCAATGCTTCTTCAAGAAAATGGAACATCAGTTGTGACTGAAAATATGAGAGAAGAGAAGGGTGATCCACAACTACATGTGGTACAGGAATATAAGGAAGAAACTAATCTATCTCCGTTGGCGGCTTCTCACAAGGATAGCTTGCCCCAAGAGGATAGCTTGATGCAAGAAACTGACTTGTCTCCCTTAACAAGTTCTCACAACGACAGCTTGCCACAAGAGGATAGCTTGATGCAAGAAACTGGCTTGTCTCCCTTAACAGCTTCTCACAAGGATGGCTTGATTGAAGAAACTGAATTGTCTCCATTGACAGTTTCTCACAAGGAGAGCTTGATGCATGCAACTGACTTGTCTCGGACAATGTCTTCTCATGAGAATAACTTAAAGTTGCAATTTAAGGAAGGAACACAGATCTGTGATATTGATACACTGCCACAAGATGTGGACTTGATTGAGTTATCTGATCAAAGGGAAATCGTGGGTGCTGAACTATGTCCTAATGTTGGGGCTGAAGCTGTCATCGAAATGGAAGAAGGAAAGCTGGATCAATCTAGCTCATTAAAAGCATCTGATTTTGACCTGGTTGGTGGTACAGATGTTGCTGCAATACACTACAATACAGCATTGGTCCAATCGTCTGCAACCATATCTTCCACAGAGCCGCATAAAAAACAGCAAGAGGACCCTGGAACCACTGCAGGTACCAATGCTAGTGCTACAGATGGTTTATGCCAGCTTCCATTTGAGAATAAGGATGTTCAAGTAATTGATATAGAATGTGACACACCAATTGAAGTTGGTGGCTTTGGTTCTTCGAAATCAAA GAACAAGATGATATGCTCTAGCAATGGATTTCAATTTTCATGTTGCTGCCATGTTTTCATGATATAG